The sequence below is a genomic window from Candidatus Delongbacteria bacterium.
AAAACTTGCAGAGAAGTTGAAAGACTACCAAGGCAGAATAAAAGTTATGGTTGTAAATTTTACTGAGAGCCAATTAATGTTAAAGAAATTGACAAAACAGGAATATTTCGTAGTTTTAGGCAGAAGAGTTATGATGAGAATTGCTAATAAACTAGCAAAAAAACATGACTTCAAAGCTTTTGTTACAGGTGAAAATCTTGGACAAGTAGCAAGTCAAACTTTGGAAAATTTGCATTGTACAAACACTATAGCAGATCTACCGATAATCAGACCACTTATATCTTATGATAAGGAAGAAACTATTGAAATAGCGAGAAAGATTGGAACTTTTGATATTTCGATTCTTCCTTATGACGACTGTTGTACTCTTTTTCTTCCACCAAATCCAAACATCAAATCACGGATAGAAGATTTGGAGTTAGAAGAACAAAATGTAAATATCGAAGAAATAGTAAATAGAGCCGTTGATACAGTAGAAATAATTCGACTTTAGAATGATATATAAAAATTTCATAAGGGAAAATCATAAGAATAACCCGAATCTACCTTTATGCGAAAGATGTAATGTTTTAAAAAGGCATTGCATCTGTTCATTTTTAGATCGCATGTATGATACTAAAATTAGAATTTCCATGTTTTTACATTTTAAAGAACTTTTCAAATTGACGAATACTGGAAAATTCATACCGTTAATTCTTAATAATTCATATCTAGATGTACATGGACTGAAAGACAATTCCCCTGATATTAGTTTATTGTTACCTGATAATTATGAAAATGTATTATTATTTCCATATACTCAAACAGAGCTTAATCAAAGTTTTCTAGATAGAT
It includes:
- a CDS encoding DTW domain-containing protein — its product is MIYKNFIRENHKNNPNLPLCERCNVLKRHCICSFLDRMYDTKIRISMFLHFKELFKLTNTGKFIPLILNNSYLDVHGLKDNSPDISLLLPDNYENVLLFPYTQTELNQSFLDRFEKPINLIVPDASWRQSARMIRRYDELCSLKRVKVNAYTFEKIRMRKNLVDGNISTIEAVAAALASVDDIHVANRLQELYDVYSNRILNDLYCNS